CGAGGGCGCACGGTCGGCGACAAGCCGCACAATCTCCTCGTACTTCTTCGGATAGAGGATGGCGAAGGCCAAATCCTCCAGCTCCCATTTCACCGAGGCCATCCCCAGCCGGTGCGCCAACGGGGCGATGACGTCGAGGGTTTCCTTCGCTTTCTTTGCCTGCTTTTCAGGCGGCAAAAAACGCATCGTGCGCATGTTGTGGAGACGGTCGGCAACCTTGATCACCAAAACGCGGGGATCTTCGGCCATAGCGACGATCATCTTGCGGATTGTTTCCGCCTCGGCCGCTGCCCCCAACGCAACCTTGTCCAGTTTTGTCACGCCGTTGACAAGCCGAGCTACTTCGGGCCCGAAATCCCGGGTCAGATCCGCCAAGGAATAGTCGGTGTCTTCGACGGTGTCATGCAGCAAGGCGGCAACCAAAGTTGTCGTGTCCATGCCGATCTCGCCGCAAATTGTAGCCACGGCGAGTGGGTGGGTGATGTAGGGATCACCCGATTTGCGAAAGACACCTTCATGCAGGCGCTCAGCCGTGTCGTAGGCACGGTTGAGCTGCTCCGCATCAGCCTTCGGATGATACGTCCTGTGCAGCGACATTAGCGGGTCAAGAACCGGGTTAACTTTGACCCGACCGCCAGTGAGAGAACGCGCTAGCCGCGCGGACACACTGCGCACGCTCGTGCCGGATCGCTTGGCCATCTTTTCGTTCGTCATTGGCAAACCCTTCCGCCTCTACAAAGGAGCGTCCCCTTTCCGGCCCGCGAACTATTCAGCCGTTCTCCGCTAGAACTACCAGCGGCGCACCGGAAAGTTTCTCCCTGCCCCCGAGGCCATCGACCTCAAGGACCACTACGTACCCAACGACGCTACCACCGGCGCGTTCAATCAAGTCAGTAGCGGCCACGAGAGTGCCGCCGGTTGCGAGGACATCGTCGACAAGCACCACCTTGCGCCCCCGAAAATCAATGCCCTCAGCGGGAATCTCCAAGGCAGCCGAGCTGTACTCGGTGGTGTACTCCTGGGCGATAACCGGCGGCGGCAACTTCCCCTTCTTGCGGATGGCCAACACCCCAAGACCCAGCTCATAGGCCACTGCAGAACCCAACAAAAAGCCGCGGGCGTCGAGGCCGCCGATCATGTCGGCCCCTAACTCTCGACTGCGCTCGGCGAGCTCACGGATGACGGCGTTGAGCGCGGGGCCGTCGGCAAGCACCGGCGTCAGGTCTTCAAAAAGAACCCCCTTCTCAGGAAAATCCGCGACCCTGCGGATCTTCGCGCGAAGCGCCTGCGCGGCAGTGGAAAAAGTCGAACCTGGTGTGTTGTCAACCACGTCGTCCTCGCTAATTCTCGGTAGTGCTGGACGGCTGCGGGGCCGCGATCTGCCATCGATCCATGTTCCAACCAAGGCCCGCGCTTCCGGTGTACACACTCACGTTACCCACATGGCGGTCCACCGCGAAGTTGCGGGGTTGAGCCGCCAACGGAAAAGAGGAAAGCTCCTCCCACAGCTTGCCTTCCCGCTCGCGCAAGGCGGGAACATCCTGGGCCCGAGCGCCGCCGCCACTGTACTGGGTGCCTGGGTCGACCGGATGCAAAAGAAGATCAATCGAGCCTTCCGTGACCGTTTCTTGGCCCCACTCGCCAAGTTGAACATGCGGCAGATCACCAAGCGTCTTACCAGCCCCCGCGTCCACAATTTTGACACCCGCCGGTTCGCAGGAAACGCGCAACGCCTCCACCATAGCCGGATAATGGGGGCTGGAACCGAGATAGCCCACCCGCACCTCCATTCCAGCCAAAGCGCTTGCCAAATTCGTGTCCACCGTGGCGTGGCGGTCCACGATGTCTGCAAACTTGCCCGCCAAAACATCATTCGCAGACACCACATGCACCAGGTGGGGCGGCACATCAACCCCACTGGCCTCACTAGAAGCTCGGGCCGCAGCGGACGGGTCGATGCAAGCCGCAAGCGCCTGCCGGTTCAACGGGTAGGACCACACACCGGCAGGTGCAAAAGTCAGCGTGTCGGTCAGGTCGCCGGCGACGCGTTCTACGTCAAAGGGGTTGTCTTCCGCATTGAGGTCAAGCCACTGTGGGTGCGGCTGCGACAGGTCAGCGATCCGAAGCGCACCTTCTTTGACGAGCTGCTCGGAATCGGTGCTATCAGGCCACACCACAAGTTTCGGGGTGCGCGGCGGGTCACCATAGTAGGAATCATTGGTCACTAGCGTGACTTCACCCGATTCTCCGACGGTTTCAATCCGGTACGGGCCAAAGGAGACGTGCATGGCTGGGTCAAACCCGTCAAGGTTAAAGCCGTTGCGCCAGGCCTCAGCGATCGGCTGCAACGCTACCGGATCACGCGAACTCAACGCCTCCACCAGCTGGCTCGGCTCCACACCCGCCTTGCGC
The Corynebacterium sp. BD556 genome window above contains:
- a CDS encoding ABC transporter substrate-binding protein, with translation MKKMRAIGAIVGAGLVLSSCSESARPASDDSSRDHFGYELPVNVTTTNAGTLVGSTELAQMLSGRLYPGVFVPGPSGQMIPNTDLVTTQVLPGAQRRVIYKLSADAHFSDGTPVTCTDYLLASTAGTMPEIFGSHMPLFKEVDEVVCEPGAKEFTVIFETGGGGLWRGLFEAGTVVPAHVVARKAGVEPSQLVEALSSRDPVALQPIAEAWRNGFNLDGFDPAMHVSFGPYRIETVGESGEVTLVTNDSYYGDPPRTPKLVVWPDSTDSEQLVKEGALRIADLSQPHPQWLDLNAEDNPFDVERVAGDLTDTLTFAPAGVWSYPLNRQALAACIDPSAAARASSEASGVDVPPHLVHVVSANDVLAGKFADIVDRHATVDTNLASALAGMEVRVGYLGSSPHYPAMVEALRVSCEPAGVKIVDAGAGKTLGDLPHVQLGEWGQETVTEGSIDLLLHPVDPGTQYSGGGARAQDVPALREREGKLWEELSSFPLAAQPRNFAVDRHVGNVSVYTGSAGLGWNMDRWQIAAPQPSSTTEN
- a CDS encoding adenine phosphoribosyltransferase → MVDNTPGSTFSTAAQALRAKIRRVADFPEKGVLFEDLTPVLADGPALNAVIRELAERSRELGADMIGGLDARGFLLGSAVAYELGLGVLAIRKKGKLPPPVIAQEYTTEYSSAALEIPAEGIDFRGRKVVLVDDVLATGGTLVAATDLIERAGGSVVGYVVVLEVDGLGGREKLSGAPLVVLAENG